The genome window CGTCAACATCGCGTTCCCCTACGAGTCCGAGCGCCTCGGCACGGGTGACGAATCCAGCGGCGGTCCGAGCGCACAGTCCGCCGACATCGGCTCGCGCAACCCCTCGGTCGACGAGCAGTTCTGGATCGGCCTCAAGAACGTGATACCCGGGAAGTATCTCAACGGCCTGATGTACATCACGCCGGTGTGGATGGGAATCCCCGAACTGTTCGCGCTCGCGGTCGGCCTCGTCGGTCTCGTGGGGCTCGTCGGCGTCGAAGTCGGCCGGTTCGTCTCGCGACGACGCGGGCGGGGAGCCGACACCAGCGCCGCGACGACCCGCGACGACGACTGAGGAGAGTCGGCCGCTCGGTTCCGACCGAACCGACCGTCTCGCCCCGACCGAACCGACCGTCCGGAACGCTGTCCCGTGTTCGCACTCGGCCGATTCAGTCGACGTACAGCGAGTAGACGATGACGGCGAATCCGACGGCGGTGAGTCCACTTTCGACGACGAGCGCGTACATCTGGTCGGTCGCGAGCACCTGGTCTGCGGCGCCCGCGAGCAACGACCCGAGGGTGACGATACCGAACCCGATGGCGAGCAGTCGAAGCGCCACCGCCCCGGTCCGTCGGTACGCCTTGTACGCGTAGTAGGTGATGAGTCCGCCGAGAACGAGGGTGAGCGTCTTGAGCGCGACGACGAGCGGACTCAGCGTGGTCGGGTCGATCACGTCTCCCTCCGGACCTGCGACCACAGGTCTGCGAGCCGCTCGTCGGCGGACTGCGGGCGCCGGGTTATCACTACCTCGAACTGCCGGCTCTCGTCCAAGCCGATTTCGACCGACTGAAACGACACTCGATACCAGGTGGTGTGGTGGCCGTCGCTTCGAATCTCGGTCTGTTCGTCGAGCAGCGACGCGTCGGTGAGGCGCTCGAGTTTGCGGTACATCGTCGATAGGGGTATGTCGCAGGCGTCTGAGAGCTGTCGTGCGGTCATGGCATCGTCGAGTTGCCGAACGATAGTCCGACAGTCGGGGTCGTCCAGGGCGTCCAACACCTCCTGGAGTGGGGCTGCGCGAGCGGATTCCAGTTGCTTGCGCACCATCGACCGAGTAATTCGACGGCAGGAAGATAGTTCGTTCGGCTCACAGGTGGTCGGTTCGTATCTTCGCCCGCTCGATTCGACTGATTCTCGCCGCCGGCGTCAGACCGCTCACGTCGGAGCGCTCAGTTCGTCGTGAGTATCTCGACCACGTCGCGGTGGCCGAGCTCGTGGCCCGAACCGATCTGACGACCGCTACGGCAGTCGATGCCGTGGAGCAACCCGTCGCCGATGTCCGAGTGGAGGTGGTAGGCGAAGTCCTCCGTCGTCGATTCCCCGGGGAGGATGAAGCAGTCGCGGAAGACGCCTTTCTCGTCTTTCTTGCCGTTGGCGCTGCCGGGGAAGATGGCGATACAACCGAGCTCGTCGAAGAGGGCGGCTTCGAGCGCGGCCTGCACGCCGGTCCCGCCGTACGCCTCGACGAACTCCCGAATCTGTTCGAGGCCCGCCTCCTGTTCCTCGGAGACGTTCGCGGGACGGTTTCCGTCCCGCGAGCCAGCCGGAACGTCCTGCGTTCCGGCGACGTCGCCGACGATATCGAAGGTGGCATCGCCGGCGTCGTACTCGATGATACCCGCTTCGTCTGCGTTCTTCAGTGCTTTCTCCGCGTGCGCGCTCGCGGGGACGAACGTGAGGTGGTCGTAGTCGGGGTCGGCGGTGACCTCTTCGTAGTTCGACTGAGCGACGGGTTTGTCCATCTTGTTCGCCGCGATGACCATCGGTTTCGTCCGCTTTCGAATCTCGCGGGCCAGCGACTCGCGTTCGTCGGCGTCCCACGTCTCGGGGTCGAGTTCGAGCCCCTCGGCGAGGATGACCTGCTTCATCCGGTCTTTGTCGATTTTGAACGCGCTCATCTGCTCTGCGAGGTCTTCTTCGATGTGTTTCTCGTCGCCGTCGTAGCCGCCCCGGTAGCGTTCGATTCCCTTCTCGAGGATTTCGAGGTACCACATGTCGAGTTCGTCCTCCAGGAAGTCGATGTCGTCGCGGGGGTCGTGGCCCTCGGTCGCCTCGCCTTCGATGTCCGTCTCCCCGGAGAAGTCGACGACGTGGACGAGCACGTCCGCCTCGTTGAGGTCGGTGAGAAACTGGTTGCCCAGGCCCTTCCCCTCGTGCGCGCCGGGGATGAGACCGGCCACGTCGACGAGTTTCGCCGGGACGTAGCGGGTGCCGTGGCTGCAGAATCCCGTGTTCGGGGTACACGTCTCGTCGAACTCCGGTGCTGCGCAGTCGACGCGAACGTACGCCTCGCCGATGCTCGGGTCGATGGTCGTGAAGGGGTACGCGCCCTCCGGAACGTCGTTCATCGTCGCCGCGTTGAAGAAACTGGATTTGCCCACCGAGGGTTTGCCCACGAGGCCGATCTTGTAACTCATTGGTCGTTCTGGCGGAGCGACGCCCAAAAACCGTTCTACCCGCGTCGCGTGTGCGTGAAACTGTCGTACACGCGCCTTCGGCGACGGCCGGCCACCTTCGCCGCGCATCGAGGGCGTTCAACGGCTCTTTGTGTCTCTCCGACGAACGACCGCCCATGAGCGATACGTTCGGCGTCGGCATCCACGTCACCGAGACCGACCTCCAGTTCGTCGTCCGCGTTCCCTCCGACATCGACTCGGGGTGGACCGACCCCGAGGAGTTCCAGCGGCTGGTCGAACGCGTCGTCTGGGAGCGACTCGACCAAGAGACGGTGCTGCGCGACATCTCGACGTCGACACCGACCGGCGAGACGGTGTCTCTCGGAACAGTGACGCTCGACCCGGACGGAACTGTCGTCGAGGAGTCGCTTCGCGCGCCCTCGACAGGGTCGTAGTTACCCGCTTTCGTCTGTCCTCGACAGCGACTCGCCGACCGCACCGAGTAGCTCGGCGTCGTACGTCGTCAGGTCGTAGCGGTTCGACCCGACGGTGTCGTT of Haloprofundus halophilus contains these proteins:
- a CDS encoding DUF7521 family protein; translated protein: MIDPTTLSPLVVALKTLTLVLGGLITYYAYKAYRRTGAVALRLLAIGFGIVTLGSLLAGAADQVLATDQMYALVVESGLTAVGFAVIVYSLYVD
- a CDS encoding winged helix-turn-helix domain-containing protein → MVRKQLESARAAPLQEVLDALDDPDCRTIVRQLDDAMTARQLSDACDIPLSTMYRKLERLTDASLLDEQTEIRSDGHHTTWYRVSFQSVEIGLDESRQFEVVITRRPQSADERLADLWSQVRRET
- a CDS encoding redox-regulated ATPase YchF, yielding MSYKIGLVGKPSVGKSSFFNAATMNDVPEGAYPFTTIDPSIGEAYVRVDCAAPEFDETCTPNTGFCSHGTRYVPAKLVDVAGLIPGAHEGKGLGNQFLTDLNEADVLVHVVDFSGETDIEGEATEGHDPRDDIDFLEDELDMWYLEILEKGIERYRGGYDGDEKHIEEDLAEQMSAFKIDKDRMKQVILAEGLELDPETWDADERESLAREIRKRTKPMVIAANKMDKPVAQSNYEEVTADPDYDHLTFVPASAHAEKALKNADEAGIIEYDAGDATFDIVGDVAGTQDVPAGSRDGNRPANVSEEQEAGLEQIREFVEAYGGTGVQAALEAALFDELGCIAIFPGSANGKKDEKGVFRDCFILPGESTTEDFAYHLHSDIGDGLLHGIDCRSGRQIGSGHELGHRDVVEILTTN